The sequence ATCGGGAAAATACCCTTGCAGCGAGGGCAAAGTACCTTGTGACCGACGCCGGCGACGCCGCGCCCGTCGAGCGTGAAGGTCGGCGAGCCTTCGATTACCTTGCCGCCGTGCGTCGTCGTGTCGCCGACGCGGATGATCGCGCGCTTTGCCACTTGGCCCTCTCGTGTCAATTTGCGTGCGAATTTACCATCGAGCGCGCGAGGTATGGGATTTGCGGTTGTGCAGCCACGACACCTGTCAGGTTCGACAGTGGCGCGGCGTCGAGGTCGATCGCGCCGATCGGTGACGCGCTGCGCCCGGCCGCCGGATGCGCGCTTTCGATCGTTCGTTCATTCGAACCGTCGTGGCGTCTTCGCCGGGCCGGCGTCCGTTTGAGTTCGCGTATCGCATCGCGCTTGCCGTCGGCGCGTGAGCGGCGGCGACGAGTGCTTGCGAATCGAGCGCGTTTTCGCCGTTCGGCGGCTCCGTCAATTGGACGCCGCGAGCGAACGGTACAAATGCAGCAGATCACCGCTAGTCGCGAATCCGTCGATTCGGAGCCAGGGTTTTCCCGGCGCGGCGCGCAGCAGCAGAACCGGGTTGTGGTCCATCTTGTCCTGCCGGTAAACGTTGAATGCCTTCTGCGCAGCCACGCTTGCGGCCGTCGTACCCGTGTAATGCTGCCACTGCGGCCCCGCGCCGAATTTCGCGGCATATTCGCGCAGGCGCGCCGGCGTGTCGTTTTCCGGATCGATCGAGATCGACACGATATGTACCTTGTCGCGATCGGCGCCGAGCGCCTGTTGAAGCTGCGACAGCGTCTGGCTGATGACGGGGCAGATCGACGTGCAGGTGGTATAGATGAACGTCAGCACGACCGGACGTCCGTCGTCCAGTTCGTCTTTCAGCGCGACGGTCTTGCCGTCGTCGCGCACCAGCATGACGGCCGGCACGGCATAGGCGGCCGTGGACGTTTTCATCCCGGCCATCATCATGTGATGCTGCGCGTGGTGATCCATCTCCATCGGTTCCTGCGCCCGCGCGGTGTGTCCGGCGAACAAGGCGCCCGCGATCACGAGATCGGCGAGCAGGGGAAGCTTCGGGAACGTGTTCATTTTCGTCTCCTCATGGTGTGGGCCGCATGGCGCGTCCCCGGGGCGGGAAGCCCGCTTGCGGCGCGGCAGAGCCGTCGTCCTGCGAATGCGGCAGGGCGGCGTCTACGTCTATGGAACGGTCCAGGCCCCGTCGGCCACGATGCGCGTACCGCTCATATCGGCAAAGTGGACCATGTAGCCGCCTTTCGATGCGAGGCGCTGCCCCGGCGCGAGCGTCAGGCGCGGGTAGTAGCCCGTGATCACGCGCTGCTCGAGCG comes from Burkholderia savannae and encodes:
- a CDS encoding SCO family protein — its product is MNTFPKLPLLADLVIAGALFAGHTARAQEPMEMDHHAQHHMMMAGMKTSTAAYAVPAVMLVRDDGKTVALKDELDDGRPVVLTFIYTTCTSICPVISQTLSQLQQALGADRDKVHIVSISIDPENDTPARLREYAAKFGAGPQWQHYTGTTAASVAAQKAFNVYRQDKMDHNPVLLLRAAPGKPWLRIDGFATSGDLLHLYRSLAASN